A stretch of DNA from Streptomyces venezuelae:
CGCCGGACATGGCGGCCAGGACGCGAAGGGGGCGGGAGGTGCGCGGCAGGGTCTCAGTCATAGCGCCTTCCAGGGTACGGGGAACCGCGCGGAGGTCCAGCGCGTTGTTCCGTGATGGGGGGTGGCCTATGACCGGCATGAAGCCGAAGAAGCCGAAGAAGACCCGGCGGGCGGTGCTGCTGGCGGGGCTCGGCCTGGTCACGGCGGGTGCGGTGGCGGGCCGGGAAGAGATCGAGCGCGGGTACTGGCTGCTGCCAGGGGTTTCCAAACCGCGCAAGGAGGGCGAGCTGGACCACCCGGGGGCGCGGTGGACGGCCGCCTCTCCGGCGAACTGGCGGCTGGCCGACCGGCCCGACGACTACCGGGTGGACCGGATCGTCGTGCATGTCACCCAGGGCGGTTTCGCGTCCTCGGTGGACGCCTTCAAGAACCCCTGGCACAAGGCGTCCGCCCACTACATCGTGCGCGGGGACGGCCATATCGAGCAGATGGTCCGCGAGCTGGACGTGGCGTTCCACGCGGGCAACCGCTCGATGAACGAGCGCAGTGTGGGGATCGAGCACGTGGGGTTCGTGGACCGCCCCAAGGACTTCACCCCGGCGATGTACGAGGCCTCGGCGCAGCTGGCCGCGGCGATCTGCCGGAGGTACGGGATACCCGTCGACCGGGAGCACATACTGGGCCACTCCGAGGTGCCGGGTGCCGACCACACCGATCCGGGCCCGCACTGGGACTGGGACCGGTACCTCAAGCTGGTCCGGGAGCGGCTTGCGCAGCAGCCGGCGGCTAGCTGAGGCCGGCGGTACGGGCGCGCTCCACGGCCGGGCCGATGGCGGCGGCCAGTGCGGCCACGTCCTCCTTGGTGGAGGTGTGGCCCAGGGAGAAGCGGAGGGTGCCGCGGGCCAGGTCGGGGTCGGTGCCGGTGGCGAGCAGGACGTGGCTGGGCTGCGCGATGCCCGCGGTGCAGGCCGATCCGGTCGAGCAGGCGATGCCCTGGGCGTCGAGCAGCAGGAGCAGGGAGTCGCCCTCACAGCCGGGGAAGCTGAAGTGCGCGTTGGCGGGGAGCCGGTCCTGCGGGTCACCGCCGAGGACGGCGTCGGGGACGGCCGCCAGGACGGCGGTGATCAGTTCGTCGCGCAGGGCGCCGATCTCGCGGGCGAAGGCCTCTCGGCGCTCGGCGGCGAGGGTGGCGGCGACCGCGAAGGCGGCGATGGCGGGGACGTCGAGGGTGCCGGAGCGGACGTGCCGCTCCTGGCCGCCGCCGTGCAGGACGGGGACGGGGGTCTGGTCGCGGCCGAGCAACAGCGCGCCGATGCCGTACGGTCCGCCGATCTTGTGGCTGCTGACGGTCATGGCGGCGAGACCGGATACCCCGAAGCGGACGTCGAGCTGGCCCACGGCCTGGACCGCGTCGGAGTGCAGCGGGATCTCGAACTCGCGGGCGATGGCGGCGAGTTCGGAGACGGGCTGGACGGTGCCGATCTCGTTGTTGGCCCACATGACGGTGGCGAGGGCGACATCGCCGGGGCTGCGCTCGATCGCGGCGCGGAAGCCCTCGGGCGCGACCCGCCCGTAGCGGTCCACGGGCAGGTAGTCGACGGTGGCGCCCTCGTGCTCGGCGAGCCAGTGCACGGCGTCGAGTACGGCGTGGTGCTCGACGGGGCTGGCGAGCACCCGGGTCCGGGCCGGGTCCGCGTCCCGGCGGGCCCAGTACAGGCCCTTGACGGCGAGGTTGTCGGCCTCGGTGCCGCCGGCGGTGAAGACCACCTCGCTGGGCCGGGCTCCGAGCGCCTCGGCGAGGGCCTCCCGGCCCTCTTCGACGGTGCGGCGGGCCCGGCGGCCGGCGGCGTGCAGGGCGGAGGCGTTGCCCGTGATGCCGAACTGCGCGGTCATCGCGGCGGCTGCCTCCGGCAGCATGGGGGTGGTCGCGGCGTGGTCGAGGTAGGCCATGATCCCCCGATTCTACGGTCGGCCCCGGCGGCCCGGAACGCGGCCGGTGGTTTCCGGCACCCGCCGGCGCCCGCCGGGGCGGACGCCGGGGGCGGACGCCGTACGGCCCGGGCTCAGGTGCGCGGGGCGCGGGCCAGTTGGCGGGACTGGGCGACCAGGTGACCCGCGGTGTCCCAGACCTCGGCGTCCTCCTCCAGGAAGCCCCCCGCGAGGTTGCGGGTGGTGATCGAGATGCGGAGCGGGCCGGGGGCGGGACGGCGGCGGACATGGGTGGTGAGT
This window harbors:
- a CDS encoding N-acetylmuramoyl-L-alanine amidase gives rise to the protein MTGMKPKKPKKTRRAVLLAGLGLVTAGAVAGREEIERGYWLLPGVSKPRKEGELDHPGARWTAASPANWRLADRPDDYRVDRIVVHVTQGGFASSVDAFKNPWHKASAHYIVRGDGHIEQMVRELDVAFHAGNRSMNERSVGIEHVGFVDRPKDFTPAMYEASAQLAAAICRRYGIPVDREHILGHSEVPGADHTDPGPHWDWDRYLKLVRERLAQQPAAS
- a CDS encoding cysteine desulfurase family protein, with translation MAYLDHAATTPMLPEAAAAMTAQFGITGNASALHAAGRRARRTVEEGREALAEALGARPSEVVFTAGGTEADNLAVKGLYWARRDADPARTRVLASPVEHHAVLDAVHWLAEHEGATVDYLPVDRYGRVAPEGFRAAIERSPGDVALATVMWANNEIGTVQPVSELAAIAREFEIPLHSDAVQAVGQLDVRFGVSGLAAMTVSSHKIGGPYGIGALLLGRDQTPVPVLHGGGQERHVRSGTLDVPAIAAFAVAATLAAERREAFAREIGALRDELITAVLAAVPDAVLGGDPQDRLPANAHFSFPGCEGDSLLLLLDAQGIACSTGSACTAGIAQPSHVLLATGTDPDLARGTLRFSLGHTSTKEDVAALAAAIGPAVERARTAGLS